Within the Pseudomonas mendocina genome, the region ACGTACCCACCACCTATTTCTACAGCCTGCCCAAACCCAAGGCGCTGGACTGGGTCACCCGCCCCGACGAACGCCGCACCCTGTACCTGGCCGGTGGCATCACCGACATCATGGCCTCGCCCACGCTGCAGGGCGCCTTCATGGTGGTCGACAGCCTGCTCGAGCCGGGCGCCAGCAGTGGCGAGCGGCAGATGAGCGACCGCTCCGAGCAAGCCGGCTACGTGCTCGAAGGCCAACTGACGTTGTGGCTGGGCGAGGACGAACAGAGCGCCACCCTTTACCCCGGCGATGTTTTCCAGGTGCCGAGCTATGCGCACCTGCGTTATGCCAACCAAGGCGACACCCCTGCGCGGGTGTTGTGGATCTACACCTGACCTCCCGTGAATCGGAAATAACCACAATGAACGCCACCCGAGTCGAGCTGCTCGACGAAGTCCGCCAATTCCGCCAGGCCCACCCCGAGGTGCGCTTCGTCGACCTGATCTGTCTGGATATCCCCGGGCATTTCTACGGCAAGCGCTACCCCATCGAGATGCTGGAGAAGGTCGCTGCCGGCAGCGCCCTGAAGTTGCCGCAGAACTGCGTGCTGCTTGGCGCCCAGGGCGGCCTCTACGAGATCGGCGACTACTGCTTCCATGACGGCGACCCGGACGCGCCACGGCGACTGATCCCCGGCACGCTCAAGCTGGTGAACTGGGAGCGTCAGCCGATGGGGCAGATGCTGATCAGCTCCGATGGCACCGAGGCGCCCATCGAGTTCGAGCCGCGTGAGGTGCTGGCGCGCGTGGTGCAGCGCCTGGCGGCACGTGGCATTCGCCCGGTGGTGGCCTTCGAGCTGGAGTTCTATCTATTCGACAAGGCGCTCAAGGACGGCTTGCCACAGTACCCGCGCGATGACGTGAGCGGGGATGCCGACGATCAGCCGAACATGCATATCGAGCGGCTCTCGCGCTTTGCCGAGGTGCTCGACGACATCAGCGAGACCGCGCGTCTGCAGGGCATCGACACCACGGTGATCACCGCCGAGATCGGCCCGGGGCAGTTCGAGATCAACTTCAGCCACAACGCCGACCCGCTGCAGGCTGCCGACTGGTCGGCGCTGTTCTGCCGGGTGACCCGTGGGGTGGCGCTCAAGCATGGTCATCGCGCCAGCTTCATGGCCAAGCCCTACCTGCAGTATCCGGGCAGCGGCATGCACATCCACGTCAGCCTCTACGATGAGGCGGGCGACAACCTGCTGGCGCGTGACGAGCAGCGTCCGTTGCGCCATGCCGTGGCCGGCTGCCTGGAACTGCTGCCGCAGCTGATGCCGATCTACGCGCCGAACCACAACAGCTACCGTCGCTTTGGCGCCCAGGTGAACTCGGCGAGCAAGGCCAGCTGGGGCTTCGAGGATCGCGACGCCTGCGTGCGCATCCCCGAGTCCGACGCGCGCAACCTGCGCCTGGAATTCCGCCTGCCGGGCGCCGATGCCAACCCCTATCTGGTGCTGGCGGCATTGCTGACCAGTATCGAGCAGGGCCTCGACGCCCAGGTCGAGCCCATCGCACCCCTGAATGACGACCGCTCCAGCGGCGTCGACTTTCCCAAGGACATGCTCGACGCCGTGCGCCGCATGCAGGCCAGCGAGCGCGTCGCCGCCGGCCTCGGCAGCGAGTTCGTCATGGTTTATTGCGAGAACAAACGCCAGGATCACCTGGCCTTCATGCACGACATCAGCCCGCGCGAATACCGCTGGTACCTGTGATGTCCCGGATCGAAGGAGGCGACATGAATAACTCGAAAACCGCACACTGGCAGGCGCTGAGCCAGGCTCACCACCTGGCGCCGTTCAGTGATTACAAGCAGCTGGCCGAGAAGGGCCCGCGCATCATCACTGAGGCCAAAGGTGTGCACCTGTGGGACAGCGAGGGCAACAAGATCCTCGATGGCATGGCCGGCCTGTGGTGCGTGGCCGTCGGCTATGGCCGCGAGGAACTGGTCGCTGCAGCTTCCAAACAGATGTTGCAGCTGCCGTTCTACAACACCTTCTTCCAGACCGCGCACCCACCGGTGCTGGAGCTGGCCCATGCCATCTCCCAGCTGGCGCCGGCCGGCATGAACCACGTGTTCTTCACCGGCTCCGGCTCGGAAGGCAACGACACCATGCTGCGTCTGGTACGCCACTACTGGGCATGCAAGGGGCAGCCGCAGAAGAAAATCATTATCGGCCGCGACAATGGCTACCACGGCTCCACCGTGGCCGGCGCCAGCCTCGGCGGCATGAAGTTCATGCACGAGCAGGGCGACCTGCCGATTCCGGGTATTGCGCATATCCCGCAGCCGTACTGGTTCGGCGAGGGCGGTGATATGACCCCGGACGCCTTCGGTATCTGGGCGGCCGACCAACTGGAGAAGAAAATTCTCGAACTGGGCGAGGAAAACGTGGCGGCCTTTATCGCCGAGCCGATCCAGGGCGCCGGTGGCGTGATCATTCCGCCGGACAGCTACTGGCCGCGCATCAAGGAAATCCTCGCCAAGTACGACATTCTCTTCGTCGCCGACGAGGTGATCTGCGGTTTCGGCCGTACCGGCGAGTGGTTCGGCAGCCAGCATTACGGTCTCAAGCCTGACCTGATGACCATCGCCAAGGGCCTGACCTCGGGCTACGTGCCGATGGGCGGGTTGATCGTCAGCGACAAGGTGTTCGAGGTGATCGAAGCGCACGGCGACTTCAACCACGGCTTCACCTATTCCGGCCACCCGGTGGCGGCGGCGGTGGGGCTGGAGAACCTGCGCATTCTCAAGGAAGAAGGCATCGTCGAGCGGGTCAAGGCAGAAACCTCGCCCTATCTGCAAAAGCGCCTGCGTGAGCTGGCCGATCACCCGTTGGTGGGCGAAGTGCGCGGCGTCGGCATGCTTGGCGCCATCGAACTGGTGCGGGACAAGGCCACGCGCAAGCGCTTCTCGGGTGATGTGGGCGTGGGCATGGTGTGTCGTGGCTACTGCTTCAACAACGGTCTGATCATGCGCGCCGTGGGCGACACCATGATCATCGCGCCGCCTTTGGTAATCAGCCAGGCGGAAGTGGATGAGCTGGTGGAGAAGGCGCGCAAATGCCTGGATCTGACCTGGGAACAGGTGCGTAGCTTGGCGTAATCTCGCGGTACGGTGGGAGGGGCTTTAGCCGCGACAGAAACAACCCGCTGCTAAAAGCCGCCCCACAAAAAACGAAACCCCGCGACCTTACCGGTGGCGGGGTTTTGTTTTTCAGTCGCTTACTTGAGGCTGTTCTTCAGCGTCTGCGCGGCCTGATCCAGGGCAGTGCGTACCGCTGGTACTTCAGCCACGACATTGAGCAGGCCGTAGTCGTGGATCATGCCGTTGTAGCGCACGGCGGTCACCGGCACGCCGGCAGCGTTCAGGCGGCGGGCGTAGGCTTCGCCTTCGTCGCGCAGCACGTCCATCTCGGCAGTCTGCACCAGAGCCGGCGGCAGACCTTTGAGTTGTTCGAGGCTGGCGCGCAGGGGCGAGGCATAGATCTCGTTACGCTGTTTCGGGTCGGTGGTGTAGTTGTTCCAGAACCATTCCATCATGCCGCGAGTCAGGAAGTGGCCTTCGGCGAACTGGTTGTACGACGCATTGTTGAAGTTGGCGTCGGTCACCGGCCACAGCAGCACCTGAGCGCGCAGTTTCGGCGTACCGGCTTCCTTGGCCTTGATGGCCACCACAGCAGCCATGTTGCCGCCAACACTGTTGCCGGCCACGGCCAGGCGCGAACCGTCGACACCGATCTGGCTGCCGTTGTCGGCGACCCATTGGGTCGCGGCATAGGCCTGATTGATCGCGGTCGGGTACTTGGCCTCAGGCGACGGCGTGTAATCGACGTAGATCGCCGCCGCGCCAGAGCCCACCACCAGGTCGCGGATCAGGCGTTCGTGGGTCGGATAATCACCCAGTACCCAGCCACCGCCGTGGAAGAACATGAAGCCGGGCAGAATGCCGCGAGCGCCTTCAGGACGCACCACCTTGAGGGTGAGCGACTGGCTATTCACCTGAATCACCTTGGTGTCGACGACGATACCTGACACATCCACCTTGACCCCGGCCTGAGCGCCGACCAGCACGGCACGGGCGTCTTTCGGCGAAAGGCTTTCCAGCGGCTGCCCGCCGCCAGCGGCCAGGGCATCGAGGAAGCCTTGAGTGGTACGTTCCACGCCGGGGCTGCCGGCGGCGAAGCTGCTGTTGATGGCCAGGGCGAGCAGCCCGGCGGTCAGAGTGCGAGAAATGTTCATGGTCAAGCTCCTGTCGATCAGTTGGGCTGCTGGCTATCAGTTCTGGTTGGTGCAAACGCTGGAGAGTTGTTCGTAGTCGAGAACCTTCACGTCACCCGCGCTGTTGCGGTAGGTCATCTGCGCTGTCACCACTTCGCACTGCGGGCTATTGGGCACGTCGATGGAAATCACCTTGGCGATATCCAGGTTCTGGCCGTAGCGGTAGGGCGTGGCCTCGGCGCTGTGGGCGAGGGTGGTGAGCGACGCGCTGAGTGCGATGGCGGTCAGTGCGGTGGCGAACAGGGTGCGGGTTTTCATGGTGGTTCTCCTCTTGAGGCCGCGCTCGGGCTCTGGCCGCGAGCGCTGCCTGCTATCTGTCAGACGATGGTCAGGGTGACGTCGATGTTGCCGCGGGTGGCATTGGAGTACGGGCAAACGATGTGCGCGCGATCCACCAGGGTTTGTGCGGCTTCCGGGGCCAGGCCGGGCAGGCTGATGCGCAGTTCCACTTCGATGCCGAAGCCGGTGGGGATGGCGCCGATGCCGACGGTGCCCTCGATGAAGGTGTCAGCCGGGATGCTCAGCTTGTCGCGGGCGGCGACGAATTTCAGGGCGCCGAGGAAGCAGGCGGAATAGCCGGCCGCGAACAGCTGCTCCGGGTTGGTACCGTTACCGCCGGCGCCACCAAGCTCTTTTGGGGTGGTCAGGGCGATATCGAGGACGCCGTCGGAGGAAACGGCGCGGCCTTCACGGCCACCAAAGGCTTCAGCGGTTGCACGGTAGAGAACGTTTTCGATAGTCATGGCGGTGATCCTTGTCGGTGAGTTGGGGATGGATTGGTTCGCTAATCATTTGTTCGCCAACCGTTTCCATGGGGAGAACTGTATTGCGATAAACATTAGTGTGCAAGATAAATATATGGAAGATTTAGTTATAGGGATTTGCTTTTCAGGAATAAGCACGGCTGGCAAGGGATGTATCCATGCCTTGCGGACGACACTAGGGGGGATTTGCCCGATTCAGATGCTGTGGCAGCTCAGCATGAGTTGGGCTGGAGTGGGCGCGGTACTCAGTGAGATCGCTGGATACGATGCACGCGGCGTTTCGCCCAAAGAGGGGAGGGCTAGGGTTTTGCGGGAGCAGGCGATGACTGGCATCGCCAGGTATCAGAGGGCGTCTTGCAGGTGGCCGCGCAGTTCGATCAGGTCATCACGCAGCTTGCTCAACTGCTCCACACTCAACGCTGAAGCCTTGAGGATGCAGGCAGGCAATGCTTTGGCTTGTTCGTGCAGAGCGCGACCTTTGTCGGTCAGGTACAGCTGCACTACACGTTCATCCTGACTGCTGCGCTGGCGTTGCAACAGGCCTTCGCTTTCCAGGCGCTTGAGCAGAGGTGTCAGCGAACCCGGGTCGGTCAGCATGCGTGCGCTGATCTCGCTGACGGTGATGCCCTCGTTTTCCCATAGCACCAGCATGGCCAGGTACTGCGGATAGGTGAGACCGAGCGCCTGCAACAGCGGCTTGTAGGTCTTGGTCATCATCAGTGAGGTGGAATAGAGGGCGAAGCACAGCTGGTTATCCAGCATCAGCTCGGCGCAGGGCTCCACTTGGGTGGTCATGGCGTTGGCCTATGCGAGGGTGGTGGACGTTGTCGGCAAGTGGTGCGGGCAACCCGCACCTGGTGGCATCAACCGCAGGATACGCGGGTGATCACTCGCTGATCATCGACGTTGAGGTTAAGGCGCTGACCATTGTATTCCAAGGTCACCACGCTGTTGGGTGTCAGAATGCGTGCCGTGCTGGCGCCCGCCTGCTGGCGTGCCTGTTCGAGCAGCTCCGGGGTTGCGGTCTTGCCCTTGAGGTTTTCGACTGCAGAGGAGGTGCAGCCCTGGTTGGCGTCGGCAGGCGTGGCCGCCGGTTCGGATTTTTCCGCCGTGTTGCTGCAGCCGGCTGCGAACAGGGCAGCGGTGAGAATCAGGCTGAAACGAGTCTTGAGGTTCAACGCTGTGGGCTCCTTTTCCATAGGTGTAGCGGTCATTGCGCGCCCTCCAGGCGGGCCAGGCGCTCTTCGAGCGCTGCGATGCGCGCTTCCAGTTCGACCAGGCGATCTTCGTTAGGTGCCGCAGCCTCCCCGCGAGCAGCCGGACGGTTGGCCAACAGAGCCTCCAGATCGGCCTGTTCGCCCAGCAGATGCATGTAGCGATCCTCGCGCTGGCCACTCTGGCGTGGCAGCAGCACGACCAGGCCGCGAGCGATCAGACGCTCCAGTTGATGCTGCACTTCGGCCACGTCGTCGAAGTCATGCATGCGGTTGCTGCGGGTGAGCAATTCGTTGAGGGTCTGTGGGCCGCGC harbors:
- a CDS encoding helix-turn-helix domain-containing protein, which encodes MNQNLEMAALAVLIHDLRKHKKVTLNELAERIGRSVGFLSQVERGLSRPTVADLTAIAEALDVPTTYFYSLPKPKALDWVTRPDERRTLYLAGGITDIMASPTLQGAFMVVDSLLEPGASSGERQMSDRSEQAGYVLEGQLTLWLGEDEQSATLYPGDVFQVPSYAHLRYANQGDTPARVLWIYT
- a CDS encoding glutamine synthetase family protein, which gives rise to MNATRVELLDEVRQFRQAHPEVRFVDLICLDIPGHFYGKRYPIEMLEKVAAGSALKLPQNCVLLGAQGGLYEIGDYCFHDGDPDAPRRLIPGTLKLVNWERQPMGQMLISSDGTEAPIEFEPREVLARVVQRLAARGIRPVVAFELEFYLFDKALKDGLPQYPRDDVSGDADDQPNMHIERLSRFAEVLDDISETARLQGIDTTVITAEIGPGQFEINFSHNADPLQAADWSALFCRVTRGVALKHGHRASFMAKPYLQYPGSGMHIHVSLYDEAGDNLLARDEQRPLRHAVAGCLELLPQLMPIYAPNHNSYRRFGAQVNSASKASWGFEDRDACVRIPESDARNLRLEFRLPGADANPYLVLAALLTSIEQGLDAQVEPIAPLNDDRSSGVDFPKDMLDAVRRMQASERVAAGLGSEFVMVYCENKRQDHLAFMHDISPREYRWYL
- a CDS encoding aspartate aminotransferase family protein — protein: MNNSKTAHWQALSQAHHLAPFSDYKQLAEKGPRIITEAKGVHLWDSEGNKILDGMAGLWCVAVGYGREELVAAASKQMLQLPFYNTFFQTAHPPVLELAHAISQLAPAGMNHVFFTGSGSEGNDTMLRLVRHYWACKGQPQKKIIIGRDNGYHGSTVAGASLGGMKFMHEQGDLPIPGIAHIPQPYWFGEGGDMTPDAFGIWAADQLEKKILELGEENVAAFIAEPIQGAGGVIIPPDSYWPRIKEILAKYDILFVADEVICGFGRTGEWFGSQHYGLKPDLMTIAKGLTSGYVPMGGLIVSDKVFEVIEAHGDFNHGFTYSGHPVAAAVGLENLRILKEEGIVERVKAETSPYLQKRLRELADHPLVGEVRGVGMLGAIELVRDKATRKRFSGDVGVGMVCRGYCFNNGLIMRAVGDTMIIAPPLVISQAEVDELVEKARKCLDLTWEQVRSLA
- a CDS encoding alpha/beta hydrolase, which translates into the protein MNISRTLTAGLLALAINSSFAAGSPGVERTTQGFLDALAAGGGQPLESLSPKDARAVLVGAQAGVKVDVSGIVVDTKVIQVNSQSLTLKVVRPEGARGILPGFMFFHGGGWVLGDYPTHERLIRDLVVGSGAAAIYVDYTPSPEAKYPTAINQAYAATQWVADNGSQIGVDGSRLAVAGNSVGGNMAAVVAIKAKEAGTPKLRAQVLLWPVTDANFNNASYNQFAEGHFLTRGMMEWFWNNYTTDPKQRNEIYASPLRASLEQLKGLPPALVQTAEMDVLRDEGEAYARRLNAAGVPVTAVRYNGMIHDYGLLNVVAEVPAVRTALDQAAQTLKNSLK
- a CDS encoding DUF2790 domain-containing protein, which translates into the protein MKTRTLFATALTAIALSASLTTLAHSAEATPYRYGQNLDIAKVISIDVPNSPQCEVVTAQMTYRNSAGDVKVLDYEQLSSVCTNQN
- a CDS encoding organic hydroperoxide resistance protein, whose amino-acid sequence is MTIENVLYRATAEAFGGREGRAVSSDGVLDIALTTPKELGGAGGNGTNPEQLFAAGYSACFLGALKFVAARDKLSIPADTFIEGTVGIGAIPTGFGIEVELRISLPGLAPEAAQTLVDRAHIVCPYSNATRGNIDVTLTIV
- a CDS encoding MarR family winged helix-turn-helix transcriptional regulator; translation: MTTQVEPCAELMLDNQLCFALYSTSLMMTKTYKPLLQALGLTYPQYLAMLVLWENEGITVSEISARMLTDPGSLTPLLKRLESEGLLQRQRSSQDERVVQLYLTDKGRALHEQAKALPACILKASALSVEQLSKLRDDLIELRGHLQDAL
- a CDS encoding I78 family peptidase inhibitor, with the protein product MNLKTRFSLILTAALFAAGCSNTAEKSEPAATPADANQGCTSSAVENLKGKTATPELLEQARQQAGASTARILTPNSVVTLEYNGQRLNLNVDDQRVITRVSCG